Sequence from the Cucurbita pepo subsp. pepo cultivar mu-cu-16 chromosome LG02, ASM280686v2, whole genome shotgun sequence genome:
atACCGGATCTCTGATGATGGGGAACAGCGGAGATAAAGGACAAGAGATCACTACGGCCGAAGAATTTAGCAAGAAATAAGGTGGCGTTGCCTTGAGCTTCCGGCGAGTCGATCCAATGAAGACTTGACCTTAAAACGCAAGCTTCACTGCATCCCTTTCGAAGCACTCTGCAACCGTTGCAACTCATTCTCCGATTGTTAATAAAATCACACACGATTCTTATAAGGAAGCAAAGGCAATGATAATGTGGTCGAGAAGAGGCGAGGTGGTGGAGCGTTGGGAAGCGAAGGCAGAGCGTGTTTAAAACAAACAGAGAATCTGAAATGGCGTTGGAGTTAGGAAAGTAACTGTGGTTAAGTTTGATGTCAGAGTGTTGACTGTGGacttttttgtaaaatatgtGGGCCCCGTGGTCCCCACATACATTCCTGAATTATCTTCCAAACTCTGAGCTTGAGAGCGGCTCCGTGTTTCCGCGACTCCTTCTTCCCCCTTCCTTTGCTTCTCCAAATTAATCTCAACCCTCCGATCGTCCACCTCAACCAttcataaattcatttatatattaaactaatttcattcatttaaaaacGTTGAATATTTAgattctaaaatattatatttaacaCGTCATTTacttcttaaaaaaatgaattattaataatatgaaatcatctttaaaatttaattcattgaacccaaaattaaaaatttataaatgcaTTCAAgaatcttaaaagaaaacatattttaaacataatttaaccAATTAAAGCAACAAACAAACATTAGGATAATTTAATCCCAACCAACACTTATTCCGTTGAAtcttataaaagtttaaatatattttttttgttctcaacgtcaatctcatgattttaaaaaaatgtttcatttcgttCTGCAATTGATATAGAATCTGTCAATAGGGCTATGACATatcttcttaattaaaaagtcgattattaaaatattattattaaaaagtgTCTCTCAATGGGTTGAAGGAGCAAATTTGTGttccaacttttttattttttaatgacaaCAAAACTATAAAGCTTGTCGGAAGTACAAGAAATGAGACGCAAGTGGTGGAGTGGAGTGTAAACAGGGAACCGAGGGAGCCGGTTGCGGTCagaacaattaatttataggAAATATTAAAGTATTATGTGTTCTAATTTGCTGGAGTTTATTGCAAATGGGTCACACTGTTGTTATATATTATCTACAAACCTGAGCTTTATCCAATGTTTCCAAGAAGAGAAGCATAAGAAGGATGGGTGGGGTTggaaaattatgaagaatTATGTATCAAAATGGTGGCAATGGAGGGCCTTTGCCTCAAACAGTTAGACCAACTAAGTCACTTATGTTTCAAAAACtgcttcaaaatgaaaacaaacagTTCCCACCAAAGCTTCGATTGGATGCTTTACCCTTTACCATTCATATCGCTCTTTCGAAAACCATTAAAGTCCACCCCTACAAATCCTCAATCATCTACTATCTCAACCCACGTAATGAATTAAAAGACTTGGACGGTTTCAAATgatataagagccagacaccaagccGGGCCTCCAAGTGATTGAATGTGTACTCATTAGGTGCACAATAAATGATTAAACAAGATAGCGTTGCCTAATTATGTGCAAATTATTGTTAGCTGCATATTCCATCAGTTTGGCGTTTCTTACAAAACTTGGGTGTTGTTGGGTACCACATCTTTGGATCATTTGGGTTTCACTCACCTTTTAGGCCCAAAATATGAACTCATTGTTTGGGCCCAAACTTTGgaacataaaattttcagGGGATTGTTTCAAACTCTCCTTTTTCGCAATTTCAAATTGGCTGACTCACTCGATACTGAGAATGAttgtcgcacaatcgcaacAAAAACATAGTGAACAACATGATCATAACTTAACTGATTAAAACAGACATGTTTgggtttcctttttttttcttggtgaTACATTCTTTGTCCGGACTTTATAATAGATGCCTTAATCACATAGCAATATACTCATATTCTTGGCTTGTAATACACATGTTAATAGTATGTAAGGAAGGATAATGgtatcaaaatataaaaataagggGATGCTTTGACATGTTAGCCATGTGGAAAGTGGGTGGTTACATCTATTATGAGTTGTTGAAACTCCCTTTGTATGCCTTTTCAATTCAATCTAACACCTGATATTGAGAAACCCTCAGCCACACTTCCGCCTCCTCCCTAGTGGCCGGCGGTGGCTCATCGTCATTCATTACCTCATCAGCCACTTGAATGCCCTAGTGGTCGGCCGACCCCATTTTAAAATCCATTTGCCCCCACACCAACATTTCTAAATTCCCACCGGTGGCGACCCTCAAACCACTTAAAAGAGACTCACTCGATCATCAATACTTGactttttctcttctataTTTCGTGTAAATGTAAACGCTTCAAGATTGGGTCAGCCTTAAAAACTGAGTACGCATTCAAACTCAACGCCCCACACGCTAAGCCTACTTTTCAAAGCTTCTACTTTCACACACAATCTGACAAAGTCAGTCCTTGTGCGCTTCCCGTTCTTCACCGCGCACGCATTTGGTGTCAAAATCAAGTCCATTTAGCTGGCTTTAAGGCGCAACTGATGGGATCCAGAATATTCCGGACGCGGTGGTGGCTTTGCTtgcaaaattataaattatgttatgGGTTCCTTCCTTTACTTGGAAACGTGGCAAAATCAGAATTTGCCAGCCCAACCGAATTACATTTAAGACGCCTAATAAAGCTGCGAGTTGGCGTTACCCATTTGGACAAAAATCCAAACACAACTTCAAGCACTAATTGAACGGCCTTAGCGTTGTCCCTCATGCCAAACCCAACTCTACCATCGCTCCATCACCCATCCATTGCTTACAAATGCTGCACCAAAGAGTACTCACATGAATGTTCTGGAGCCGGATCACGAATCAATACAAGTATCTTCATGTGACTAAGGAGTAAGATAGAAGTTgtaagatcctacatcggttcgACAGTAGAacaacacttttttttttataagggtatagaaataTCCTTACTCGGCACCGAacatccaaagaggacaattttCTCACTTGATAGAGGTATATGGGTCCCGAGCTAGATTATTGAAAGTCggaattttcattcatttttgaTAAGTTGTTTTAGAAATTCGTCTAAGTAAAAGGATGTAACCTACCAAATTTTGTGTCAATTGAACTCCAAACTAATTTTTCTGTTACTTGTATAACTTGATGAATCAAATGTCTTAAAATGTATAAGAGAATATGATATTTGGTTCTACAACACATATGGGCCTCACTAGCTAGTGAGCCACCTTATGCACATGTGTATGTCATGGCATATGCAAGCATTGCATCTTCCTTGGAGAATGAGATTCTAAGAACACCGTCGAAAAGCATAGGTGCACCAACATCACTCCCTTTTCACAAGTTGGTGTGTTATAAGATTGGGAGTCAGCATGGTGCACAAAAATGACTCGTCATAGATAAACAGCCTCAATAGTATGAATCTATGGATGTCTAGGATGCTtggaatataaaattaacTCGTGGTCAATCCTTAATCACATCCAAGCAAGCTTTGAAGGTGGATGAGATTGCTATGCTCATGGTGGCATCACGAAGTATTAGGGCGACTCGATACGCTCGGTACTTGGTTGAGTTGTTCCTTTATTAAGTTTTGACCATTAGACGATGCCCCCACATCACCTGTCGCCAACGCCCCATCTTCATACATTCATGATGCCGATTCCTTGCGTGCTTTGAATTTGGATGCTTTATTGTTACTATTACCATTATTTAACGTCAATGCCATTAATTTATCGTTTATGAATTAGTAAACgaatatgaaaaaataatcaattgaATTAGTTCTCAGAGATTGACTACAGGTACAATAGTGGGTAGAGGAGTAGAACAAACTTCCTATTTTCTATTTACACACAAACAAATCATCAACTCAACAAACAAATCCAAACAAtttctgcttttctttccCCCTAAGATCATGTCTGAGTGATTTCGACTTTGGGAATTGTTAAGATTCGAGGCTTCTTCAGGGGTAATGGGCTTTGGACCTCCTCGTCGCCGGAATTGATGAAGAATCCCGGAGATAGCTCCGGCAAGGCGGGGAGGTTGAGGTCGAAGTCCCGGTGGCTGTGGCTCTGCGTGTGGGTCGACCCAACTCCTTCGGACGATGTCACGGTGTGGTTGTTGTTGTGACTGTGTGTTTGGTTGTggtggttgttgttgttgttgttgccaATTCCGCCGTCGTAGTGGCAACGCTTGTGGCCACCCAAGGCCTGACCGGTGGGAAAAGACTTATGGCAAATAGAGCACTCGTGGGATTTACCCCCACCGACGGCGGTGGTAGCGGTGGCGGAAGTGGTTATGGTGGAGGAAGTGGAGTGGTCTTCCCCTGTAGCTGATTTTCTATGACTCGCTTTATGTCCACCCAAAGCCTGGTAAGACGAAAACGCCTTGTCGCAAACAGAGCACTTGTAGCTAAGTTTAACAACGGATATGGGTTGAGCCGGAATCGGAACTTCATAAGCAAGTCGGTGGTCAGGGTCAGAGGCGGTGGCACCGCCTCGAGCAAGCATGATAAGACATAACGCTAAATACTCCTCCTCGGTTGGAGGGTTGTCGAATCCCCGCGGACGCTTGGTTCTCTTCCTCTTAGACCAAGACTCCAACGAATTGAGACTCGGGTCGTCGTAGTGCAGCGCCGGCGATGGAGTGGTGGGCGAATTCAGAGCTTCAAGAGCCATTAGAGACAGAGATAGATGAAATTCAGAGAATTAAACAGCacctgaaaagaaagaagaacagagaTAGCAAAGTTTTTGATGTGGGGAATTGGTTGAAAGTGGTTTGGAGTGATGAGAGTAAGAGAAGACGATGATGGGTTTATAAAGAAGgataaagaggaagagaaaggaAGTTGCGTGACAAGTGGTGAGAATGTAATAAAAGATGGCCAAGAAGAATATAAATTTGTAGACATCACTGGTTTCGTTGGTGGCCAAGGAAGACCCAGTTGGGTCAAACTCCAAACTAGAATAAAAGTAAGTGAGTGAGATACTTTTACACTTCAACTACAATACCATTCCACCTTCCAAGTCATATTGTCCAAACCCCAACCCGGTTCAGGGAAGACCCCGTACTTAAAAGATCTCACGTCcattagaaagaaagaaaaggaaacgaaCACCACCGCcataattgaaattgaagtGAGAGTGAGACGGTGGGTTAGCGATTGCTTAATGAAGTGGGAATGTGAATATGAAAACGAGTGGAAGGCAGGCAAGCGTCGTGGGGTTATGTGGCGGCTGTGGCGctgttgtgttgtgtttgaGGATTTGGTCTAATTTTAGCCAAATCTCTACGAGTGGATAAGGAGTGGttcctttaaaaaatagatgatAATTATCCATTGTCAAAggcatcaaattaaaataaagcaaTTATCTAATACCATGCCCTGCACATCGGAATAAATTGCGGGGAGGGGGGGAGTTCACTTACTTTTAAAACCTCTACAATTTGACTACTACAACTCCTCCTTCCACTGCCCTTAAAACGCTGCCATTTGGTAAAACACTCACCGCCTCCATTCACACCGCACCCCCACGTTCCCAGAAATTCCCCTTCTTTTGCTTCCTTTGACTCTAAAATGGAGAGAAGAAGCAGCCTCTGTGGAATTAAGAactagaaatataaatattccaAGTAGGAGGGGTTGGTGACGTAGCTGAATGGGGTCCATAAATGGTGAGTCGGAATAAAGATTTACACGTGTTGTGCTAATGCTTGGCTGCTGTCATTGCCTACTCATCACCATCATCACTCCATTCTTATCCccaacaaatataataaacatCACCGCTTTTTTCCTCCCCCAAACTAATTTAACCAATCCAGTGGCCTTGTTTCTGTGTGTCTTTGGGTGATATTTGACAAAAGCATGACAGTTccagtcccacatcggctagcTTATGCCAATTGGAGCAAATTAAAATCGTGGGAATACTGGTAGAAGTTGTGAAGTGTCCGGATGCGTTGCGGCCGCCGCAGGTACATGCGATGTACATTTGCCTCTTCAACTTTTCAATTCCACAACACGTGTGTTTTCTTCTATCTAATTTCTTAACCAACTTTCCAAATACtgagattttttaattttacacgcaattaaacaataaactcccaataaaaaaataacaacacTTCAATTCATCACAATTTGAATTTCACCTTCATACGCAAAACTATTATTTCGTCACATGTTTACATTTTGACTCATTTAATCGACATCTAGGTTCACATTTTGGgctttgttttaaattttataaataaagtatttggTTATATAATTGTGTTAatgtattttgatattttaatatctatgCATGCTTTTAACTGgtacaataattaaattaaatttaatgcgtgataaatatgatttagaaaatatcattaaaaaaatagaaaaaataacaaGGGTTTGTATTATATGACATTATTCAACGAAGAAGGATTACATTACATTTGGGTCCTCTCCATTATTTTACTAATCAATTAAATCGCCCACGTGTTTATTAATTACCACGTTGCTATTTTCCTTTCACTagatgaatttttaatattaataatatataggTTGGGTCATGACACGTGTTGAACCTTAAGCCATCACAAAGTCGTGCCATCAAATAaggaatattattatattgggATTTATGGTTGGAAATTGGAAGATCATAAAGGTTGCCGACATTTAAGGGTGGGTTGGCTTAGGACGCACAGGTTCGAATTGTACAGAGTGTaagaatttctttctttttatttgtatcATAAATTAGCCCTAGCATATAGACACAAAACGCGTTTAAAGGCGTTATTATATGGAAATTTGTACCCGTCTCTACTGCGTTAACCAGCATCTGATTATTGGCTTATTCTTCAGACTACGATAAAAACGATGGGTATTTTAAGGCAAGTTGCGTTTAGGTATTTGAAGTCGTGCAAATGGATTGCACCATAAAAGGGAATACATCATCGTCGCTGATGGTGACACTGATCACGACAATGTCGagtatttttttgtattgtttCATTTGATAAACATTTACACAAAAAtgactatttttttatcttttaattttgtttagtaATAActtaattgaataaaaatgagtagaaattaaaaatagaaaaatgaaataagtttTTGATGAGAATGGTCGGTGAGTGAAAGGCGAAGTGGGCAACAATGAACGAAGCACTTGAACTCCTACCCTAACTGTCATCAAAAGTATCTGAAGGCCGCGCGcgcttctttcatttttcgcAGTGGGCCATGGCTTCGGCGGAGCAGCCTCTCAAGAAGCGCCGGAACTACGTACCACCCGCATCAGAGCCACCGCCACCGCAAACCCTAGCGCTGGACCAGACATCCGTCGCCCCACCGCCTCCTACTCCACCGCTGCTGTCCCAAGCCGAAATCCTCCTCAGGAGAAGGAACAGAGATGATATTAGAAGTGTCTATGACTGTTTTAAGCGAattaggtttttcctttcccaGAAAGAGAAGGGCGCTCCCACACCTGATATTGAGCAGGCATATCTTTCTCTTATCACTGCTTCGAGAGGTCAGTGTTTGATTCTCTTCCTCCTTGCCACTTTGAATCATTTCAGTATcctaggttcaaatttttaatctctttAGTGTCCAATTAGGTCTTCGCAACACTTACGAAGTGGAGAACATTGATTTAAACGCTTCTTATGTGTGCCagatcatgattttttttctttccttgaagcaatttatatatttgaagcCACTCATGTATTGTTGAAGAGTTTATAGTTCTTGTCCACCAAGAAATGGACTTGAAGCCAACTACGTGTCCAAACGTTAGACGCTGATGCTATTTACACTCGTATGTTTAACAAGAATCCCCAAACAATTAGCAACGACATTAAACGCGTTTGAATCTATATTCATGCAGTGGAGTGCTTCTTTCTGATGCTTCTCCactctttaaaattatttcttccCTCAATTTCCAGTAGAATAAGATACGAAGTCTGTTCGACAATCAATTAAAATGGGAGTATAAGCATAGTGGGGGCCGTTTAACCTCTTACATTTACTTTGCCTCATACTGCTACTAGTATCCCGTGGCCGGTTACGACCTTTCTTGAACTGGATTTTTCGTTAGGTCGTACAACAGTGTCCTTGAGTTACAGAGTATCCTATGACCCGTCTATCAACTGACAAAATTTTTAGTGTTGGATTTGAATCAGTTTGAGAAATCAACGgactagatttttttttttttggtgtgaAAAAATGAGCGGTATTCAGTCAAATTTCAACCGCCTGCCCGAGAATGTACCTGGTCAAAATATTTCTTGCTGTTGGGGCTGTCTCTCACCTGTGTTGCCATGTGCATGTTAATTCGCAGGGTGCGCGAGTGTAAAGCGTATTGTAGCTGACTTTATTCCTCGGTATGCACCTCATTGTCCAACTGCTCTTGAAGCTGCAACAAAAGTTATCATCAATATGCACAATCAGAGCTTGGAAATAATAACTAAGGGGGAGGATGTTGACAATGTTGCATTTGAGACAGCTAGGGCTTGTATTATTGGTTTGGATGATATTTGTGCTGCTGTAATATCTAAGGCACCTACGTCATCTGTCATCAGAGGCATTTGCTCTGAAGTCTTTCAGAATGTTTTCACCTTCTTTGTGTCATCTTTTGAGGGTAAAGATATCTTTCAGATTGTGGATGAAGAAGCTCTTAAAATTCAAGACTCTGCAGATTTTTTCACTGAGTTGAAGCAGAAATATACTGATGAAAATAGTTTGCCTGTGATTAAGCTATCCAAGTTACGTGCTATCAGTTTCCTCTGGCTGTTTTTTCATTACCCTAAAAACTTAACTGCAGCTTGTTTTGAGCTTTTCAATATGTCTGCCGAGAGAATTCATAAGGATGGCCTGTATTTCCTGACTCAGATTATACTTGGGCTCGATGATGGTATCACCCATCATTTGGATAAAGGAAATGACAACAGAGCAAGCCTCAAATGTTGCAAAGATGATGTTAAGGAGAAAGTTTCAGTCAGTAGCCTCATCTCTGTTGATGCGTCATCTGTTTCAAGGAACTGCATGTTGAGCTTGGTAATGTctatgattcttttttttttatttttataacaaaaaaagttttattattactgTTTCCTTATACATTCAGACAAATATTTTAGACTACTCTTATAAATCATTGATTTGTCGAGTTGGTCACTTAAAAAGATGCTATAGCTGGAGAAATTATTTGAGGAGATTGGAATCATGTGGTCAACAGTTTTATAGCATTGAaagtaagagagaaaaaaacaaaacatattgtTTTAACCATGCATCCAAGGTTTTAGTAGGGGTCTTCCTTCTGTAATTAGAACAACATATTACTCCTCTTTAATTAGTGCATGAAAAACTTGATCACTTTAGTGATGTGACCCATAATTATCCAAATCAATGACAGCCATTATATTTGAGCTAGTGGTTTGTTAcatgatttcattttattttttataagagacaatttcattgataattgaaatttacaaaaggatATAATATCCTTCCTTCTGTAATTAGAACAACATATTACTCCTCTTTAATTAGTGCATGAAAAACTTGATCACTTTAGTGATGTGATCCATAATTATCCAAATCAATGACAGCCATTATATTTGAGCTAGTGGTTTGTTAcatgatttcattttattttttataagagacaatttcattgataattgaaatttacaaaaggatATAATATCCTTCCTTCTGTAATTAGAACAACATATTACTCCTCTTTAATTAGTGCATGAAAAACTTGATCACTTTAGTGATGTGATCCATAATTATCCAAATCAATGACAGCCATTATATTTGAGCTAGTGGTTTGTTAcatgatttcattttattttttataagagacaatttcattgataattgaaatttacaaaaggatATAATATCCTTCCTTCTGTAATTAGAACAACATATTACTCCTCTTTAATTAGTGCATGATGAAAAACTTGATCACTTTAGTGATGTGATCCATAATTATCCAAATCAATGACAGCCATTATATTTGAGCTTAGTGGTTTGTTAcatgatttcattttattttttataagagacaatttcattgataattaaaatttacaaaagggatATAATATCCTTGATGAttacaaaagaccttcccaatttaCAAGGAGGGAAgtataactataggaagtaaaaatattagacagcTTACACCAAGatagcttggtaaacaacattgtcgAAGAGTTTTGTATAAGTGTGTGTCTTTTCCAcgaatattctttgatttatttctttccacatattccaaaagaaagccaTGATGAAGTTTTTCCATAGAAGGCCTTTTGCATTCTTGAATGGGTGGTACGTTAAGGCCATGTCCAATAGATCCTTTACCTCCCTTGAAAATGTGAGATGCCACTTGAATATATTGGAAGTCCAAAATTTTTGAGCGTATGAGCATTGCATAAATAAGTGGCTTTGTGATTCATTTCCTTTCTTGCATAATGGATACCAATTTGGTGAAAGAGTAATGTAAGGTATTCGTTTTTGAAGATTGTCGCTTGTGCTAATGACTTTATGCGCTATTTTCCAAAGGAAAATTCACCTTTTTAGGGTAATGTTCTTTCCATACTGTCTTTGCTAGCGTGAGATTATTGCTTCTACTTTTTCCCCCATGTCCATCATCAAGGATTTTGTAGAGAAGACCTTGTCAGTGCTAATGAGCCAAGTTAGTGAGTCTGCTTCATTTGACAATACTACTGGGGCAAGGTCAAGGCTTAATTCAGCCAATTCCATTGCTTCGTTATCCTTTAAATTCCCACCAAACTTCAGATCCGAGAATTTGTTGACAACATTCCACGTTCTTTgttcgtgtttttttttgctaTGAGAGACCTCGTACAAAAGTGGATACTGTAGGGCTACCTTGGTGTTTTCAATCCATGGGTCGGTCCAGAATGATGTGCTTCCTCCGTCACCCACCCTATGGCGAATCTGGTTGGTGATgaggttttgatgtttttctaTGTACTTACAAGGCCCATTTGCAAATAATGGAGGGgttgatttttatttgatgTAGGAATATATTTAGCCTTTATAAGATTTCTCCATAAGACATTTTCTTTGAGATGATATCTCCATATCTATTTTGCGAGGagagttttgttcttctttattgAGAAAAGACCGAAGCCTCCTTTTCTGTTGAGAGGTTTATAATATTCCATTGAATAAGGTGTGTGCCATCTTTCCACAAATAGTTCTTGAATAATCTTTCTATATCCGAAGCCACTTTTTGTGGCATTTTGAATAGAGACATGTAGTAAGTGGGGAGCTTGGATAATGTGGCTTGTATTAGGGTGACTCTTCTACCTTTCGAAGTATAACATGATGATCATGTTGACAACCttccttctattttttcaataatagtcttccagaaggaaaaaagatTTGTGGTTTCCTTTGAAGGTTAATCCTAGGTACATATTCGACCATTCTCCTTTTTTACAACCATATATGCTACCAAATTCTTGAATAATTTTTGTGCTGATATTGATGCCTATAATCTCTGTTTTTGGAGATTGATATTTTGTCTAGAGAAACTTTCAAAGGTTTTTACTGTCTCGATCATGTTTTTTATGGAGGAGACATCTGCCAAGTAAAAAAAGAGGCTTGTATCATCTGCAAACTGAAGGTGATTGATGCTTAAGTCTTTGTTACCATTCTGAAAACCATTTACCTAGCcttcatattctatttttgttaGTATGTTCGTAGGCGACTTAGCAATCCATTACcatgatgaaaagaaaaagggatagTGGATCCCCTTGTCAAAGACCCCGTGTGGATGAGATGCATCCTTTTATCCACCTCCGCCATTTTGAGGCAAATCCTTTTGCCACAAGAATGTTTTCGAGGAAAGTCCAATCAACCTTGTCGAAGGCCTTTTCCAAGTCAAGTTTGATGACTACAcctatttgtttctttctttcccattcATCTGCGAGTTCATTTTCCATGAGGGATGCATCAAGAAGTTGTTGCCCCTATACAAAAGCTGTTTGTTTTTCGGTAATTGTGAAAGGGAGAACCTTTTTAAGACGTTTTGATGATATCCTTGCTATGATTTTATATAGTCCGGTTGTAAGACTAATGGGACAAAAGTCTGCATGTGGGCATCCAGTTTCTTTGAAATCAAACAAATGTATGTTTCGTTTAGGTTGCCATTGATAacttcattttgaaaaaaatcttGG
This genomic interval carries:
- the LOC111787711 gene encoding zinc finger protein ZAT10-like; this encodes MALEALNSPTTPSPALHYDDPSLNSLESWSKRKRTKRPRGFDNPPTEEEYLALCLIMLARGGATASDPDHRLAYEVPIPAQPISVVKLSYKCSVCDKAFSSYQALGGHKASHRKSATGEDHSTSSTITTSATATTAVGGGKSHECSICHKSFPTGQALGGHKRCHYDGGIGNNNNNNHHNQTHSHNNNHTVTSSEGVGSTHTQSHSHRDFDLNLPALPELSPGFFINSGDEEVQSPLPLKKPRILTIPKVEITQT